The genomic interval AGGCACGCCCCGCGGGCCAACCGTCGCGCGGGAACGGCCAGGCGATCTCCTGCCAATGCGACCCATGCCGGGACGGCGCGATCTGATACGCGCCCACGCCCGACAAGGCACCGAGCGCGAACACCGCAACCAGCATGGTTGCAGCGCGCCGCATGATGTCAGTTCCGCGGCAGGCCGGCGGCGGCACGCGCCGCTCCGGTCAGTTCCAGGATATGCATGCCGGTATTGGCGCGGTCGACGATGTAGATGTAGCCGCGGTCGTCGGTTTCGACATTGTTGGTCTGGATCGCGACCTTGCAGCGCTCGCCGCCTTCGATCGGGATGCAGCGCTTGTCGGTCGCCTGCGTGATGGCCGGGATGAAATAACCGACCTCCTTTGGGCGATAGGGATCACGGATATCGAGCACGCGCACGCCGGCATTGAAGAAGGCGATGAAGACGAGCTTCTTGTAATAGACCGGCGCCATGCTTTCGTTCGAGGAGTGCGACCCGAAGCGGCCACCGCGCTGGCAGAATGCTCCGCCCGCCTCCGGCACCGTGAAGCTCGAGATCATCATCGGTCGGGTCTCGGTGGTGACGTCGGCAAACCACACCATCTGCCGCGCCTCGGCGCATTCGTTCAAAATCGCCTCGTCCACGATCATGACGATGTCGCGGGTCTTGCCGTCCTTGTCCTCCGCGAACTCCGTGATCGGCATGTCGAGCATCGGAAAGGTCGTGTGCGCGCCGTTGAAGCCGGACATCGGCAGCTTTGCGACTTCCGGATAGCGCAGATTCTCCGGCGTCGGCTCCTTGCCGCCGCCGAGCAGCTTCTCGCGATCGACGATCTGCAAGATGCCGCCCTTGTTGGTGCCATAGCCGAAATAGACGCGATTGCCGGCAGGTCCGGTCGAGATCGGCCCGTGCAACTCGGTCGGCACCGCGCCGGTCGAGCCCGGCTCCTGTCCGGGCAGGCCAAAATCCCTGATCTTCCGCGGCTGCGCGGGATCGGAGAGATCATAGATCTGCGTCATGCGGCGCGTGCGCCAGTCCGGGGCACCGGAAACGAGATAGGCAATGCCGGTGTCGCACTCCCACCAGTTCTTGTGCGTGTCCTTCAACCCGGCGATACGCGTGATGAGCACGGGATTGCTGGGATCGGCGACGTTCCAGATCTCATGCGCTTCGCCGCCGAAGGTTCTGAGCATGTAGACCGCATTGGGATCCCCCTTCGGCAGGGACTTGCCGTCGCAGACGCGCACCATCTGCGCGCCGCCGGATTCGTACTTGCCGGGCTGGCCCGGCAGGTGTCGCAGATATTTCGGGCGTGCGGGATCGGTGACGTCGACGATCGAGGTGCCGTTCGGTTCGGCCTGCCCCGTCAGCGGATTGACCGGCGCGGGTACGTCGTCGGTGCCGCCATGGTGGCCGATATAGGCGATCCAGCGGTCGCCCTGGTGATGGATGGTCGGCTGATAGGCGCTGCGCGCCTGCAGGTCGTTGAAGCCGACAAGCTTCATGTTGGAGGCTTCGGGCGGCGCGCCGACCACCTGCTGCTTCTGCGCCAGGGCACTGGCGCCGCACGCGAGAAGGACGAAGCATGCAGCGAGTTGGACGCGACCGATCATGTGGCCTCCCGGAACCAATCTTTGTTGGCTGACGCTAAAGGCTAACACAGCGATTTGCGTCCGCCAAAGTCGCATCTTGACATGCAACCATTTGGTTGCCTATTATGTCAGCCATGGACGAGGTCTTCAAAGCGCTGGCCGACGCTTCCAGACGGTCGCTCTTGGACAGGCTTCACGCCGAGAACGGGCAGACGCTGAACGAACTCTGCGAAGGCCTGGAGATGACGCGCCAGGCCGTCACAAAGCACCTTGCGATTCTCGAAGACGCCAACCTGATCACGACGATCAGGCATGGAAGGGAGAAGCTGCACTATCTCAACCCCGTGCCGATCCACCAGATCGGCGAACGCTGGATCAAGAAATTCGAGCGCAGCAAGCTCGCCGCGCTCAGCGAGTTGAAACGTCAACTGGAGAAGCGTGATGAGTAAGCCGCAATTCGTCTATGTCACCTACATCGAGACCACGCCTACGAGGCTGTGGCAGGCGCTGACGTCGAGCGAATTCACGCAGGCTTACTGGTTTGGCGCCGAGGTCAGGTCCGACTGGAAGGTCGGCTCCGCCTTCGCGCTCACGCTTGACGGCGAGATCACCGATTCCGGCGAGATTTTGGAGGCCGATCCGCCGCGGCGCCTGTCCTACAGTTTTAAGCACCAGAAATACGAAGAGCTGCGCGGCGAACCGATCTCGCGGGTGGTCTTCACCATCGAACCGTTCGGCCCGCTCGTGCGTTTGACCGTATTGCATGACGGCTTTGTCGAGGGCGGCAAGTATCTCGGCGCCGTCTCAAATGGATGGCCAGCGATCCTGTCCGGGCTCAAAAGCCTGCTGGAGACCGGCAAGGTGCTCGCTATTCCCCGCGCGGCGCTCAACAAGGGATTCGATGCGTGATGAAACTCGATCAGTTCAAGCCGCTGACGGTCTACACCATCTACATCGCGTCCACGCCTGAGAAGGTGTGGGAGGCGCTGACGACGGCGGAATTCAGCCGAAAATATTTCTCGGGCTTTGCGGTGGAGACCGAGCCTCGGCTCGGCGGCAAGTTCATGGTACGCGCACCCGACGGCTCGGAGCACATCAGTGGCGAGGTGCTCGAATATGATCCGCCGAACCGGCTGACCGTGAGCTGGAACGTCAACTGGCCGGACCTCGTCGAAAAGCTCGGCACCACGCTCGTCACCTACGAGATCGCGCAAGCCGGCGAGGCCGTCCGCCTCACCATGAGCGAACGTCACGATCGTCCGCTCAGCGACGACATCCTCTCCGGCGGCCGCACCGGCTGGCCCGCGATCCTCTCCGGATTGAAGAGCCTGCTCGAGACCGGGAAAGCACCGCAGATCAAGATGGCTCCGCCCGCGAAGATGCTGGACGCGCTGAAGGCGATGGGGATCAAGGTGCCGTGATCTCCGCCGTCGTCCCGGACAAGCGAACTCTTGACGACGTGTAGCGTCGTCAAGAGTGAGCGCAGATCCGGGACCCATAACCACAGGGAGAAGTTTGGCGAAGACTCGTGGTTACCAGTTCAGCCCACAACCACGCCCTGGGGTTATGGGTCCCGGCCTTCGCCGGGACGACTCTAAACCGGTGCCACGATCCGCCTGTAGAGATGCCACGTCGCGTGCCCGAGCACGGGCAGCGTGACGATCAGGCCGAGGAAATAGGGCAGCGCAGAGACGATCAGGAGCATCACGATGACGGCGGCCCAGCCGATCATCGGCAGCGGGCTCGTGACCACCGCGCGCACGCTCGTCACCATCGCGGTGACGAAGTCGACCTCGCGGTCGAGCAGCAGCGGGAACGACACCACCGTCAGCGAGAACAGGATCAGCGCCAGCGTAGCGCCTACCGCGTTGCCGATGGCGAGGAACAGCCGGCCTTCACTGGTCGTGAGAACCACCGTCACGAATTCCTGCAGGCTGGAGAACGAGGCGTGGGGTCCCAGCAGGAGCGAGATCAGGAGCCAGACCTGGTACATCCAAGCCACGAAAAAGAATAGCGCTACAAAGGCCATCCAGCCGATCTCGCTGCGCGACCTGATCGCTGACCAGATTGCACCAAAGGAGACCGGCTGGCCGGTCTCGCGCCGACGGCTGACTTCATAAAGGCCGATCGCCACGAAAGGCCCCATCAGCGCAAAACCCGCTGCCAGCGGATAGGCAAGATAGGCCATGCCAAGGGCGGTGAGACACAGAATGATGCCGATGCCGCCGGCCGCATACAGCGCGCCGAAGGCAAGGCCATAGATCGGTAGAGCCTGGAAATCTCGCAAGCCCTCCACAAGCGCTTCGGCGATGTCAGTCGCCGCAATCGGACGCACCACGGGATCGATTTTGCCAGAGATGGACATTGGCTTCCTCCACCTGTGTTGCAGGCGGGATCCTAAAGCGCGATGGTTTTAGGTTGAATAGTCATCGCGCTTTAGCTCTTTGTTTGCGCATGATCTTCTCGGAAAACCGCTACGCACTTTTCCGGATCATGCTCTAGGCCGGCAACGGTTCCACGAGCCGCCTGTAGAGATGCCACGTCGCGTGCCCGAGCACGGGCAGCGTCACGATCAGGCCGAGAAAGTAGGGCAGCGCAGAGACGATCAGGAGCATCACGATGACGGCGGCCCAGCCGATCATCGGCAGCGGGCTCGTGACCACCGCGCGCACGCTCGTCACCATCGCGGTGACGAAGTCGACCTCGCGGTCGAGCAGCAGCGGGAACGACACCACCGTCAACGAGAACAGGATCACCGACAGCACGGCGCCGACTGCGTTGCCGATGATGAGAAAGGTCAGGCCTTCGTTGGTCGTCAGCACCAGCGTCATGAACTCCTGAAAACTCGAGAACGAGGCGTGCAGGCCGAGCAAGAGCGCGATCAGGAGCCGCACCTGGTACATCCAGATCACGAACACGAACAGCGTGACGAAGGCCATCCAGCCGATCTCGTTGCGCGAGCGCACCGCGGACCAGATCGCGCCGAAGGAGACGGCCTCGCCGCGCTCGCGGCGGCGGCTCACTTCATAAAGGCCGATCGCGACGAACGGTCCGATCAGCGCAAAACCCGCGGCCAGGGGATAGGCGAGATAGACCATGCCGAAGGCGGTGAGGCAGAGTACGATGGTGATGCCGCCAGCGGCATAGAGCGCCCCGAACACGAGGCCATAGATCGGCAGCGCCTGGAAATCGCGCAGTCCTTCGACCAGCGCTTCGGCGATATCGGTCGCCGCCACGGAGCGCACCACCGGATCGACTTTGCCCGAGATGGACATGGCTTCCTCCACACATCGGCGCGATCATTCGTCGCGCGCAGAGTGGCCGCGATATTAGCGCCGCCGCGCGCCGCGTGCACGCGCGACTTGATGCCGGGATGACGGGAAGGCAGCGGTAACGCCGGGAGCTCCCTCCGGGAACCATCCGCCATGCGCACGGCTCGAAATCTGTGCCTTAGGGAAGGCTTTTCGGCACGATCCCTATGGACTGGACGGACGGTGGTGCCGCAGATTGGCTCATTCGAACCAGAACGTGCAATGCGCGGACCGCCCAACCAATGAGCTTGCGTACCCGGTTACTGATACTCGTCATCGCGGCCATGCTTGTGCCGGCGATTCTCGTCGGGCTGCGTTTCGCGCAGAATCGGACCAGCGAGATCAACGCTGCCCTGGCTAATCTGGCTGCGACGGCCAATGACATCGCGAGCGATCTGGACGAGAAGATTCAGGGCACCGCCCAGCTTCACTACGGTCTGGCCCGTGCGCGCGACCTCGACACGCGCGACAAGGCGGCATGCTCGGCGTTCCTGTCGGAAGTGCGCGAAGAATATCCGCAATTCACCGGAATATTGACCATCGATCCGGACGGCAGCCTGTTCTGCGACTCGCTGCGGACCAACCGCAGCCTCGATCTGAGGGATCGCGCGTATTTCAAGCAGGCGCTGGTCTCGCGCGATGTCGTTGCGCTGGAGCCGGTGTTCGGCCGGCTGACCGGCACATCGGTGCTCCAGATCGCATATCCCGTGCAATCGGAGGCGGGCACGCTGAAGTTCATCCTGCTCGCCTCGTTCAACCTGCGCAAATTCGCGGAGCATCACCACAAGCGACTGCTCGCCGAGAAGGACATCCTGCTCGTCGACCGCAAGGGAACGGTCCTGGTCACCTCGACGGGAAGCGGCTGGAGCGAGCCCGTCGGCGCGTCGATCGCGGGGTCCGACCTGTTCCGCTTCGCTGCAACGCCCGATCACGCGGCGTTTCGAGAGGTGACCGATCGCGGGGGCCGCACGCAGGTCTGGGCCGTCGCCCGCTCGCCTTCGACCCGCGATGCCGGTCTCTACATCATGGTCGGACGGTCCAAAGACGGACTGGTCGCGGCGGCGAACCGCCGGCTTTACGAGGACATGGCGATGCTCGCGGTGGCCTCGCTGCTGCTCCTGGCGGGCGTCTGGATCCTCGCGACCGTCAGCGTCGGGCGCCAGGTTGGCCGGCTCGCAACAATGGCGAAGAACCTTGGGCTCGGCGATCTCAGCGCGCGAATTCCACCTCCCCATCCGCGCGGCGAGCTCGGCGGGTTGATGACCTTGCTCAACGACACCGCCGAGTCGCTCCAGCAGCAACGCGCCGCCATCGCGGACCTCAGCCAGAAGCTCAGCCAATCCCAGAAGATGGAAGCCATGGGCCAGCTTACCGGTGGCGTGGCGCACGATTTCAACAATCTCTTGACCGTCATTCTCGGCAACTCGGAGCATCTTGCCGACAGGCTGGCGGGAAACAAGGAATTGCACCGGATCGCCGGCGATATCGTGACCGCCGCCGAACGCGGCTCCGACCTGACACGGAGCCTGCTTGCCTTCGCGCGCAAGCAGCCCCTGAGGCCGCGAGAGATCGACATCGCCGAAAAGGTTCTCGGCATGGAGCAGTTTTTGCGTCGGACCCTGGGCGAGCACGTCGAGTGCAGCTTCGCGCTCGACTCGGATTTATGGCTGACCAGCGTCGATCCCAGCCAACTGGCAACGTCCCTGCTCAACCTCGTGCTCAACGCGCGCGACGCCATGCCGGAAGGCGGCAAGCTGACAGTCGAGGTGCGCAACACCTCGCTCGGCGAATCCGACCTCGACGTCAACGGCGAGCCGCGGCCCGGTGACTACGTGATGGTGGCTGTGACGGACACCGGTAGCGGGATGACCACTGAGGTGGCGAGCCGCGCCTTCGAGCCGTTCTTCACCACCAAGGAGGTCGGCAAGGGGACCGGACTGGGCCTGAGCATGGTCTACGGGTTCGCGCAACAGTCCGGCGGACTCGTGCAGATGCAGTCCGAACCAGGACAAGGCAGTGTCGTCCGGCTGTTCTTTCCCCGCATAGCAACGACGCTGAACCAGGATCTGCCACAAGCCGAGCGGATCGTCGCAACCGACGGGAGCGAAACCATTCTCGTCGTCGAAGACGACGACATGGTGCGAGCCTATGTCGAGAACGAGCTGAGGGCGCTCGGCTACCGCGTCATCGCAACGTCGAACGGACCCGCAGCGCTGGAATTATTGCGCCGGCCCGGGGACATCCACTTGCTGTTCACCGACGTCGTGATGCCCGGTGGCATGTTCGGGCCGGAGCTCGCCAGACAAGCAACCGCTCTGCGGCCCGAGCTCAAGGTGCTCTTCACTTCCGGCTACAGCCAAAATCCCGTCAAGGCGCCGGACGGGGTCGGCGACGCCCTCATCCTGACGAAACCGTTCCGGCGGCAGGATCTTGCCGCGATGCTACGGTCCGCCCTGTCGGCGAGGTCGCGCTAGACGATGCTTCAGCGGAGCGCGGGCAGGACGGCCACGACGAGGTTGGCCACGAACAGCGTCGCGTCGATGACGAAGATCCTGAGCATCGGCCCCTTCAGCACCGGCCAATAGGCCACCCCGACGCGACCGCCGCGCTTGAGGATCGGCAGGTTGTAGGCGAACTGGCTGAAGTGACACGCGGAGAAGAACAGGAACAACGCGACCTGTGCTTCATTGCCCCCGAAGAAGGGCGGCCGCGATGCCAGGAGGTACAGTGATAAAAGTCCGATCGGCAGATTCATCCCGCCGAGAAACGCCACGCTGGCCTGTAACGTCGGCGCAATCGGATTGCCGCGCTCCTCCCGGGGCACCAGGATCTTCAGCGTATTGCCCTGGGCGATGCTGAACTGGATGAAGGCTGCAACGAACCAGAGTGTGTTGAGGAACAGGACAAAATCCGAGACGCGCATGGCTATTTTCCGTAGAAGGCTTCGCTGCGGATCACGCGGCCGGCACCGTCGAAATCCATGAATTCGCTGGCGCGTGTATCGCCCAATTGCCACCATACCGTCAGCCGCGCGATGGTATCGTCCCAGCTCCAACTCAAGATTTTCAGGTCCGCGCTCTCGATCGCGCCATAGGCCTGCCGCCAGTAGGCGCGAATGTTTTCGGCGCCGACGACGACAGGCGAATCCGTCAATTTGAGCGCCAATGGGCTGCGCATCTCGGCGTCTTCGGCAAAGTGCGAGACGACAGCGTCGATATCGACCCTGCACCAGCTTGCGCACCAAGCCTCGACAAAGCGCCCCATCGCCGCCCGGTCCATGACCCGTTCGCTCATGCTTCACCCTCCTCCGGCACCGCGGCGAAGGTGGCACAGCATCATTCTAACGTCAACTCGATTGACCTTAGAAGTTAGTTCTTGTCGGCGATGGCCTCCATCACGGCCATCCACGCCGCGGCGCTGGGCTGACCGACCCGATCAAATGCCTCACGCAGGACCTTGCGCTCGTAGCCCGACGCGCGTTGCTCGATGCGTTGCCCCTCTTGCGTCAGCCGCAGCAATTTGGAGCGATGCTGCTCGGGCGACCGCTTCGATGTCAGGAGTTCGCGCTGCAGCAGCAGGTTGAGCGGCCGGTTCAAGGCCTGCTTGGAAATCCCCAGAACCTCGATCAGTGTACCGATCGAGATATCGGGCCGTCGCGCGACAACATAGAGAATGCGATGGTGCGGACGCGAGAGCTCGAGCGTGGCGAGGTACTCGTCGGCCGCAAGCGTCATCCCGCGCCAGCCGTAATACATGAGCTCCAGCGCCGCGTCCAAATCGTGGAGTTTCTTGAGCGAAGCGCGGTGCAGGCCCGCGGCGGGAGAAGCAGTTTTTTGCATGAGTTGACCGCGTCGAATCCAGCGAAGAGAGGCTACCCTAGCGCCCGCAGCTCCCTTCGCAACACCTTCCCGGTCGCGGTCATCGGCAGCGTCTCGGCGAACTGCACGAAGCGTGGATATTCGTGGGCGGCGAGCTGCACCTTCACGAACTCCTGGATCTCGCGCGCGAGCGCCTCGTCCGGCGCAAAACCCGGGCGGAGCACGATCCAGGCCTTGATCGATTCCGTGCGGATCGGATCGGGGATGCCGACCACCGCTGCCATCGCGACGGAAGGATGCTTCATCAGCGTGTGCTCGATCTCGGACGGCCCGACGCGATAGCCGGCGGTGGTGATGACGTCGTCCTCGCGGCTGACGTACCAGAAATAGCCGTCCGCATCCTGCACGCCGAGATCGCCGGTGAGCAGGAATTCGCCGGCATATTTCTTTTTCGTCGCGTCCGGATTGCCCCAATATTCGAGCATGGTGACGGGGCATGGCTGACGCACGCCGATGATGCCGCGCTGTCCCGTGGGCTGCTCCTCGCCCTTGTCGTTGACGATGCGGACGTCGAAACCGGGCGTCGCCCGGCCCATCGATCCCGGGCGGATCGGGAACAGATTCGAGTTGCTGCCGATCACCAGATTGCACTCGGTCTGGCCGAACACCTCATGCGCGTCGATGCCAAAGGTCTCGCGCACCCAGCCCAAAAGTTCGCCACCGAGCGATTCACCGCCGGTAAAGATGCTGCGCAGCTTGACACCCGCATGCTTGACGCCGGCCTGCCGCATCAGCTTTAGCGCGGTCGGCGGCAGGAAGACGTTGCGGATGGAAAGATCTGCCATCATCTGCATCGCCGCCTGCGGCTCGAATTTGCGGGCGCGGTGACCGACCAGCGGAATGCCGTGATACCAGAACGCGAAGAGGCCGTTGACGAGCCCGCCGATCCAGGCCCAGTCGGCTGGCGTCCACATGAGATCGCCGGGACGCGGCAAAAAGTTGTGGCACATCTCGACATTGGGCAGATGGCCGAGCACGACGCGATGCGCATGCAGCGCGCCCTTGGGATTACCTGTCGTGCCGGAGGTGTAGATGATCAGCGCGGGATCATCGGCGGAGGTATCGACGGTCGCAAATTCCTCGGCCGCCGTTTCGATCGCCGGCCAGAACGGTTTTGCGCCGGCGTGAACGGCGCCGCTGGTGACATAGATGTCCTGCAGGTAAGGCAGCCGCTCGCGGATTTTCGTCAGTTTTTCCCAACCGGCCTCGTCGGTGATGATCGCCCTGGCTTGGGAATTCGACAGGCGGAATTCCAGCGCGTCTTCGCCAAACAACGCGAACAACGGGATCGAGATCATGCCGGAGCGGAACGCCGCCATATGCGCGATCGGCAGTTCCAGCGATTGCGACAAAAACACCGCGACGCGGTCGCCACGGTTCAGGCCGTCCGCCTTCAGCACATTGGCAAAGCGGCGCGACATCTCGGCGACCTCGTCGAAGGAGGTGCGGGTCACGGCGCCGTTCTCGTCGACATAGATCAGCGCCAGCCGCCCGCTGCCATCGGCATGACGATCGCAGCAGGCCTCGGCCATGTTGAAGCGCGCCGGGATGTCCCAGCGAAAATTGCGGTAGAGCTCGTCGTAGGTTTTTGCTTCGGTGAGCATGGTTTTGGGCGCCTTCCCAATCGTTTCTTATTGGCCAGGCAGTTTAAGCTCGTGGATGGCCGGGACAAGCCCGCCTGCGCGGCCGAAGCCGCTTCGGCGCGGCGAAGGCCCGGGCATGACGGCGCTTCAGCGCAGCGTCCGAAAAAACTTCCTGACGTCGCCGACAAAGAGCTCCGGCTGCTCGAAGGCAGCGAAATGGCCGCCCTTCTCCATCTCGCTCCAATGGGTAATGTCCAGAAAGTTCGGCTCCATCCAGCGGCGGACCGGCGTGATGATCTCCTTGGGGAACACCGCGACGCCCGTCGGCACGCTCACCTTGGGCGTGGTGCGGCGCCTGCCAAAACTCTCCCAGTAGAGCCGCGCGGAGGAGGCCGCCGTCTCCGTCGCCCAATACAGCATGACGTTGTCGAGCAGCTCGTCCCTGGTGAAAATGTTCTCGGGATGGCCGTTGCAATCGGTCCATGCCCAGAACTTTTCCAGGATCCACGCCGCCTGCCCACTCGGCGAATCCGTCAATCCGTAGCCGAGCGTCTGCGGACGCGTCGATTGCTGTTTTGAGTAGCCGGAGTCGAGATCGACGTAGTGCTTCAAGCCAGCGAGCGCCCGCTTCTCTTGCACCGTCGGCTCGCCATCGACCTTGGGCGCCGCGTTGAAGGCGAGCGTGATGTGGATGCCGGCGCAATGCGCCGGGTCTTGGGCGCCGAGCGACGTCGTCACCGCCGAGCCCCAGTCGCCACCCTGCGCGCCATAGCGCGCGTATCCGAGGCGATCCATCAGCTTCGCCCAGGTCGCGGCAATGCGGTCGACGCCCCAGCCGGTGGTCTTTGGCTTCGCAGAGAAGCCAAAACCCGGCAGCGACGGGCAGATGACATGGAACGCGTCGGCGGCGTTGCCGCCATGCGCGGCTGGATCGACCAGCGGCTCGATCACCTTGTGGAATTCGACGATCGAGCCGGGCCAGCCATGGGTGATGATGAGCGGCAGCGCATTGGGCTCCTTCGAGCGCACATGCAGGAAGTGGATGTCGAGCCCGTCGATCTCGTTGGTGAACTGCGCAAACCGATTCAGTTTTGCCTCGCGCGCCCGCCAGTCGTACTCCTTTTCCCAGTAACGGCAGATGTCCTGGATCCATTTCAGCGGCGCGCCCTGGCTCCAGTCATCGACCAGCTCCGCCTCCGGCCAGCGCGTCCGCGCAAGGCGCGCCTTGAGATCGGCAAGGACGGCGTCGCTGATGTCGATGCGGAACGGCGTGATGGCGTTCATCGGTTGCTCCCGATTTGTGTCTGCGAGGAGACTAGACCGGTTTGCAGCAACGACAAAAGGTGCCCATCCTCCCCTGGAGGGGGAGGGTAAGAGAGAGCTAGCCCGTCAGCGCCGCCTTCACCAAACCACTGGCTTTGCCAAAATCCATCTGGCCGGCGTACTTCGTCTTCAAGGCTGCGATCACCTTGCCCATGTCCTTCATGCCGGCAGCGCCGGTCTCAGTGACGATATCGGCAATCGCCTTCTTGACCTCGTCATCCGACATCTGTTTCGGCAAGTACGCGGAGATCACCGCGATCTCCTCGCGCTCCTGCGCGGCGAGCTCGGCGCGGCCGCCCTTGTCGTAGAGCTCGACCGCCTCCTGGCGCTGCTTGATCATCTTCTGGAGCACGCCGAGCAGGTCGGCATCGGACAGTGGCGGCTTGCCGTTGCCGCGGGCGTCGATGTCCGCGTTCTTGATGGTCGAATTGACCATGCGCAGCGTGGAGAGTTTTCGCTCGTCCTTGGCCTTCATGGCCTCCTTGATCGCATTGTTGATATCGTCGCGCATCATGGTCGCCTCACTTGGAAACAGTCCGGAAAGACTCGTCGTCTACAACAAGATCTGGGGTCTATATAGGTGCTTGCATGAAGACCGGAAAGCATCTGGCCATGTTGGCGGTCTGCCTGGTCGTGCTCTGGGGAAGCCGTTTCGGCCCCTACACTTGCAGCACGCTGCCGGGCTTTGCGAGCGAGACTAGCTCGTCCTGGCTCGTCCTCGCCATGCATGGCCTGTTTCTGATGCTTTTGCTGTACATGCCGGTCTATGACTTCATTTCCCTGCTGACCTACAAGCTCGGGTGGGAGAGCAGCTTCGATCCGCTGGTGGTCTACGAGGGTGAGTTCTCGACGCAACCGATCTCGCGAAAGGCCAGGCGATTCCTCTACGTGCTTGATATCGCGATCGTGGCTTTCGCCCTCCTGCCGCTATGGACCAAGGCGGCCTATTGCGCCTGAGCTCACGGCCTAGCTGGCAAGCCGTTCGATCGCCCACGCGGTCGCCTCGGGCTGTTCGGGCTGCGGCAGGACGCCAGCCCCGGAACCAGCGCAATCGGGGTCGTCCGGTCCATTATTGCCTCGCAAGCCTCTGAATTTGCCGGAAATTGTCCTGCGGAGCTTAGGTGCCTGCCGGGGTCTGTCAAATATGCAAAAACGCATGTGAATCCGGCCGCTTCCGCTTTGACGGCGGCGCCCGCGGGCTCTATGAAGCGGGCTCATGACACAATCCGAAAACGATCCCGCCTGGCCGGACCATAGACCGACCGCGCTCCTCGTGCTTGCCGACGGCACGGTGCTCGAAGGCTTTGGCCTCGGCGCCGAAGGGCAAGCGGTGGGCGAGGTCTGCTTCAACACCGCGATGACCGGCTATGAGGAGATTTTGACCGATCCCTCCTATGCCGGGCAGATCATCACCTTCACCTTCCCGCATATCGGCAATGTCGGGACCAACGAGGAAGATATCGAGACGGTGAACATGGCCGCGACGCCCGGCGCGCGCGGCGTGATTTTGCGCACCGCCATCACCGATCCCTCGAACTTTCGCGCCACAAAACATCTCGACCAGTGGCTGAAGGCTCGCGGCATCATCGGCCTGTCCGGCATCGACACGCGCGCGCTCACCGCGCTGATCCGCAGCAAGGGCATGCCCAACGCCGTGATCGCGCATTCCAGGACCGGCAAGTTCGACCTGCACGGGCTGAAGGAAGAGGCGCGCGAGTGGCCGGGCCTCGAGGGCATGGACCTCGTGCCG from Bradyrhizobium arachidis carries:
- a CDS encoding GatB/YqeY domain-containing protein produces the protein MMRDDINNAIKEAMKAKDERKLSTLRMVNSTIKNADIDARGNGKPPLSDADLLGVLQKMIKQRQEAVELYDKGGRAELAAQEREEIAVISAYLPKQMSDDEVKKAIADIVTETGAAGMKDMGKVIAALKTKYAGQMDFGKASGLVKAALTG
- a CDS encoding MarR family transcriptional regulator → MQKTASPAAGLHRASLKKLHDLDAALELMYYGWRGMTLAADEYLATLELSRPHHRILYVVARRPDISIGTLIEVLGISKQALNRPLNLLLQRELLTSKRSPEQHRSKLLRLTQEGQRIEQRASGYERKVLREAFDRVGQPSAAAWMAVMEAIADKN
- a CDS encoding acyl-CoA synthetase, with product MLTEAKTYDELYRNFRWDIPARFNMAEACCDRHADGSGRLALIYVDENGAVTRTSFDEVAEMSRRFANVLKADGLNRGDRVAVFLSQSLELPIAHMAAFRSGMISIPLFALFGEDALEFRLSNSQARAIITDEAGWEKLTKIRERLPYLQDIYVTSGAVHAGAKPFWPAIETAAEEFATVDTSADDPALIIYTSGTTGNPKGALHAHRVVLGHLPNVEMCHNFLPRPGDLMWTPADWAWIGGLVNGLFAFWYHGIPLVGHRARKFEPQAAMQMMADLSIRNVFLPPTALKLMRQAGVKHAGVKLRSIFTGGESLGGELLGWVRETFGIDAHEVFGQTECNLVIGSNSNLFPIRPGSMGRATPGFDVRIVNDKGEEQPTGQRGIIGVRQPCPVTMLEYWGNPDATKKKYAGEFLLTGDLGVQDADGYFWYVSREDDVITTAGYRVGPSEIEHTLMKHPSVAMAAVVGIPDPIRTESIKAWIVLRPGFAPDEALAREIQEFVKVQLAAHEYPRFVQFAETLPMTATGKVLRRELRALG
- a CDS encoding epoxide hydrolase family protein, with protein sequence MNAITPFRIDISDAVLADLKARLARTRWPEAELVDDWSQGAPLKWIQDICRYWEKEYDWRAREAKLNRFAQFTNEIDGLDIHFLHVRSKEPNALPLIITHGWPGSIVEFHKVIEPLVDPAAHGGNAADAFHVICPSLPGFGFSAKPKTTGWGVDRIAATWAKLMDRLGYARYGAQGGDWGSAVTTSLGAQDPAHCAGIHITLAFNAAPKVDGEPTVQEKRALAGLKHYVDLDSGYSKQQSTRPQTLGYGLTDSPSGQAAWILEKFWAWTDCNGHPENIFTRDELLDNVMLYWATETAASSARLYWESFGRRRTTPKVSVPTGVAVFPKEIITPVRRWMEPNFLDITHWSEMEKGGHFAAFEQPELFVGDVRKFFRTLR